A DNA window from Thiothrix subterranea contains the following coding sequences:
- a CDS encoding ABC transporter permease, which yields MTEISAQAISRESFSRRIWRKTWQGVGVKFGFAWVGVLIFMGVFAPFLANSMPLLMSKDGVLSAPVLAYLTAEDVLVLAMFALALLLAWLPLSGGRRIVLFIVGTLLAALLANWLVKPPAVKIYDEFRTPAYTEVDWRIMPPVPYAPTDYLRDYPEHGLEAPLAATERFHLMGTEENGADVFSRMIHASRIALSIGLIATGIALVIGVILGGLMGYFSGVVDMLGMRLVEIFEAIPTLFLLLTFVAFFGRSLYMMMIIIGLTSWSGYARYVRAEFLKLRQQEYVQAAVASGLPLTSILFRHMLPNGVAPLLVAVSFGVASAILAEATLSFLGLGLVGEPSWGQMLDQAVKSSTFNWWMAAFPGGAIFFTVFAYNLIGEAFRDAIDPKLSRKAGVGS from the coding sequence ATGACTGAAATAAGCGCACAGGCGATCAGCCGCGAATCGTTTTCCCGGCGTATTTGGCGCAAGACTTGGCAGGGTGTTGGGGTGAAATTCGGCTTTGCGTGGGTGGGTGTGTTGATTTTTATGGGAGTGTTTGCGCCGTTTTTGGCAAACTCCATGCCCTTGTTGATGAGCAAAGACGGGGTGCTGTCTGCGCCGGTATTGGCGTATTTGACGGCGGAAGATGTCTTGGTGCTGGCGATGTTTGCGCTGGCACTGCTGTTGGCGTGGTTGCCATTGAGTGGCGGTAGGCGAATAGTGTTGTTCATCGTGGGAACCTTGCTGGCAGCATTGTTAGCCAACTGGCTGGTAAAACCGCCAGCGGTGAAAATTTACGACGAATTCCGCACCCCCGCGTACACCGAGGTCGATTGGCGGATTATGCCGCCTGTGCCTTACGCGCCGACCGATTATTTGCGTGATTACCCGGAACACGGTTTGGAAGCGCCGTTAGCCGCCACGGAGCGTTTTCATCTGATGGGAACCGAGGAGAATGGCGCGGATGTGTTCAGTCGTATGATTCATGCGTCGCGCATTGCCTTGAGCATTGGGCTGATTGCGACCGGTATTGCGCTGGTGATCGGGGTGATTCTGGGCGGGTTAATGGGCTATTTTTCCGGCGTGGTGGATATGCTCGGAATGCGGCTGGTGGAAATTTTTGAGGCGATTCCCACGCTGTTTTTGCTGTTGACGTTTGTGGCATTTTTTGGGCGCAGTTTGTACATGATGATGATTATTATCGGTCTGACCAGTTGGTCGGGGTATGCGCGTTATGTGCGTGCCGAATTCCTCAAATTGCGCCAGCAAGAGTATGTGCAAGCGGCGGTGGCCAGTGGTTTGCCCTTGACCTCGATTTTGTTCCGCCACATGTTGCCGAATGGGGTAGCGCCGTTGCTGGTGGCGGTGAGTTTTGGGGTGGCGTCGGCGATTTTGGCGGAAGCAACCTTGAGTTTCTTGGGGCTAGGTTTGGTTGGCGAGCCGTCGTGGGGGCAAATGTTGGATCAGGCGGTGAAATCGTCGACCTTCAATTGGTGGATGGCGGCATTCCCCGGTGGCGCGATCTTCTTCACGGTGTTTGCTTACAACCTGATTGGGGAAGCCTTCCGCGATGCGATTGATCCGAAATTATCGCGCAAGGCGGGGGTAGGCTCATGA
- a CDS encoding ABC transporter ATP-binding protein, translating to MSQTLLDIRDLRTYLKSDGRTVKAVDNVSFSIPKGETFCLVGESGSGKSITALSVMRLLPQGIASHPSGEILFNGQDILTLPETALQHIRGSQIAMIFQEPMTSLNPVFSVGEQITEALQLHHPSMSDADAVERAMLALEQVQIPKARDRFRDFPHQLSGGQRQRVMIAMALACEPELLIADEPTTALDVTVQAEILRLLRQLQDDTGMSTLFITHDFGVVAQMAQQVGVMQQGRLVEVGSTAQVLRQPQHAYTRQLLAAVPENLARRRSSRSDFSPTISFINPVEDVGLKSDLLLSIRHLNVWFPIKKGILRRTVDHVRAVDDVSLDIPQGQIVALVGESGCGKTTLGRAVLQLEKPTSGSIQLHGQELVGLSARELRPLRPKMQIAFQDPQSSLNPRLLIETTLTEPLKAHGIGATHEERIERAAQILADMQLPRDTLWRYPHEFSGGQRQRIGLARALVLNPEFIVCDEITSALDVSVQAEILQLLLKIRAEHNLTLLFITHNIGVVEYLSDQTVVMYKGKIVERGTTAAVCGNPQEAYTQKLLQAVPRLLT from the coding sequence ATGAGTCAAACCTTGCTCGACATCCGCGACTTGCGCACTTACCTGAAGAGTGATGGGCGTACCGTGAAAGCGGTCGATAATGTGAGTTTCAGCATCCCCAAGGGCGAAACCTTTTGTTTGGTCGGTGAATCGGGCAGCGGCAAGTCGATTACCGCGTTGTCGGTGATGCGCTTACTGCCGCAGGGTATTGCCTCGCACCCTAGCGGCGAAATCCTGTTTAACGGGCAGGATATTCTTACCCTGCCCGAAACGGCATTGCAGCACATTCGCGGTTCGCAAATTGCGATGATTTTCCAAGAGCCGATGACCTCGCTTAACCCGGTATTTTCGGTGGGTGAACAGATTACCGAAGCCTTGCAATTGCACCACCCGTCGATGAGCGATGCGGATGCGGTGGAACGCGCGATGCTGGCGCTGGAACAGGTGCAAATCCCCAAAGCACGCGACCGTTTTCGCGACTTTCCGCACCAATTATCCGGCGGGCAACGCCAACGGGTGATGATTGCAATGGCGCTGGCGTGCGAACCGGAATTGCTGATTGCCGACGAACCGACCACCGCGCTGGATGTGACCGTGCAGGCTGAAATTTTGCGCCTGCTGCGCCAATTGCAAGACGATACCGGCATGAGCACGCTGTTCATCACCCACGATTTCGGGGTGGTCGCACAAATGGCGCAACAAGTCGGGGTGATGCAGCAAGGGCGTTTGGTGGAGGTTGGTAGTACGGCACAAGTGTTGCGTCAGCCGCAACACGCTTACACGCGGCAATTGCTCGCGGCAGTGCCGGAGAATTTGGCACGGCGGCGATCCAGTAGGTCGGATTTTAGTCCGACAATTTCCTTTATAAATCCTGTAGAAGATGTCGGACTGAAGTCCGACCTACTCCTCTCCATCCGCCACCTAAACGTCTGGTTCCCCATCAAAAAAGGCATTCTGCGCCGCACGGTTGACCATGTACGCGCCGTCGATGACGTGTCTCTCGATATTCCGCAAGGGCAAATCGTGGCATTGGTGGGTGAATCCGGTTGCGGCAAAACCACCTTGGGGCGGGCGGTATTGCAGTTAGAAAAACCGACTTCCGGCAGTATCCAGCTTCACGGGCAGGAATTGGTCGGCTTATCGGCGCGGGAATTACGCCCCTTGCGCCCGAAAATGCAGATTGCCTTCCAAGATCCGCAATCGTCGCTGAATCCGCGGTTGTTGATTGAAACCACCTTAACCGAACCGCTCAAAGCCCACGGCATCGGCGCAACCCATGAAGAACGCATCGAACGTGCCGCGCAAATTCTGGCAGATATGCAGCTTCCGCGTGACACACTGTGGCGTTACCCGCACGAATTTTCCGGCGGGCAACGCCAGCGGATTGGTTTGGCGCGTGCTTTGGTGTTGAACCCCGAATTCATCGTCTGTGATGAAATTACCAGCGCATTGGATGTATCGGTGCAGGCGGAAATCTTGCAATTGCTGCTAAAAATCCGCGCCGAACACAATCTAACTTTGCTATTCATTACGCACAATATTGGCGTCGTGGAATACTTAAGCGATCAAACCGTGGTGATGTACAAAGGCAAAATTGTGGAGCGGGGGACTACCGCTGCGGTATGCGGTAATCCTCAAGAAGCGTACACACAAAAGCTGTTGCAGGCTGTGCCACGCTTGCTCACTTGA
- the ftsX gene encoding permease-like cell division protein FtsX, whose amino-acid sequence MANPSNKKTPPKRNAASSANPLSAWWNQQSSAIHFSMERLWFNPVSTWITLAAIAIALSLPTSLHLLLKNMQTLTADKREVPTITLFLKPAVVEQQAKDRAELLSELPEIDNVRVVTREEALADFRKITGFAQTLETLDENPLPHVLILTPRLSLLGDLEMDVAGLSKKLKAYPEVDDVQIDVEWVQRLRGILRIAERIVLVVSVLLGLTVLLVVGNTIRLDIENRKEEIRVTQLIGATNAYIRRPFIYNGVWLGLFGGVLSLVIVHVALLFLVEPVTKLASLYGSTFILSGIDVVMTLKILLASSVLGVIGSWLAVGRYLWQSDDAIK is encoded by the coding sequence ATGGCGAACCCCAGCAATAAGAAAACGCCCCCGAAACGCAATGCCGCTTCCAGCGCTAACCCGTTGAGCGCTTGGTGGAATCAGCAATCCAGCGCCATCCATTTCAGCATGGAACGCTTGTGGTTCAACCCGGTATCGACCTGGATCACGCTGGCGGCGATTGCGATTGCGCTATCCTTGCCCACCAGTTTGCATTTACTGCTGAAAAATATGCAAACTTTGACGGCGGATAAGCGCGAAGTCCCCACGATTACACTGTTCCTCAAACCCGCCGTTGTCGAGCAGCAAGCCAAAGACCGCGCGGAATTGCTGTCTGAATTGCCAGAAATCGACAATGTGCGCGTGGTGACACGCGAAGAAGCGCTGGCCGATTTCCGCAAAATCACCGGCTTTGCGCAAACCTTGGAAACGCTGGACGAAAACCCCCTGCCGCATGTGTTGATTCTGACGCCACGCCTCAGTCTGCTCGGCGATTTGGAAATGGATGTGGCGGGTTTGTCTAAAAAGCTCAAAGCTTACCCCGAAGTCGACGATGTGCAAATTGACGTGGAATGGGTGCAACGCCTGCGCGGAATTTTGCGCATTGCCGAACGCATCGTGCTGGTAGTATCGGTGTTGCTGGGGCTAACCGTGCTGTTGGTGGTCGGCAACACTATCCGTCTCGACATTGAGAACCGCAAGGAAGAAATCCGCGTTACGCAATTGATCGGCGCAACCAATGCTTATATCCGCCGCCCTTTCATTTATAACGGTGTTTGGCTGGGATTGTTTGGCGGCGTCTTGAGCTTAGTAATTGTCCACGTCGCGCTGTTATTTCTGGTCGAGCCGGTCACTAAACTTGCCAGTTTGTATGGCAGCACGTTTATCCTCAGCGGCATTGATGTCGTGATGACCCTGAAAATTCTGCTTGCCAGCAGCGTGTTAGGCGTTATTGGCTCATGGTTAGCGGTCGGACGCTATTTGTGGCAAAGCGACGATGCGATTAAGTAA
- the ftsE gene encoding cell division ATP-binding protein FtsE, producing MIEFKQVSKKYPTGQLALYNINLTLEAGEMVFITGHSGAGKSTLLKLVAMLERPSKGEVLIGGRSLSKLGRSQIPNYRRRIGFIFQDPHLLYDRTVFDNIALPLRIAGMGQSETRRRVQAALDKVGLTGRDTTFPLMLSAGEKQRVGIARAMVNKPTIILADEPTGNLDPELAQDIMFTFAQFNELGATVMIASHDHALVERMKKRTIVLQKVD from the coding sequence ATGATTGAATTCAAACAGGTTAGTAAAAAATACCCCACGGGGCAGCTTGCCCTTTACAATATCAACCTGACGCTGGAAGCCGGTGAAATGGTGTTCATCACCGGGCATTCCGGTGCAGGAAAAAGTACCTTATTGAAACTGGTCGCCATGCTAGAGCGCCCCAGCAAAGGCGAAGTGCTGATTGGTGGGCGTTCCTTGAGCAAATTGGGGCGTAGCCAAATCCCCAACTACCGCCGCCGCATTGGGTTCATTTTCCAAGACCCGCACTTATTGTACGACCGCACCGTGTTCGACAATATCGCCCTGCCCTTGCGCATTGCTGGCATGGGACAAAGCGAAACTCGCCGCCGCGTGCAAGCCGCGTTGGATAAAGTCGGGCTAACCGGGCGCGACACCACCTTTCCACTGATGCTTTCCGCCGGGGAAAAACAGCGGGTCGGCATTGCCCGCGCCATGGTCAATAAACCTACCATCATTCTGGCGGACGAACCCACCGGCAACCTCGACCCGGAACTCGCGCAAGACATTATGTTTACCTTTGCGCAATTCAATGAACTCGGTGCCACGGTGATGATTGCCAGCCACGACCATGCACTGGTGGAACGCATGAAAAAACGCACCATCGTTTTACAAAAGGTGGACTAA
- the ftsY gene encoding signal recognition particle-docking protein FtsY: protein MFGFGKKKKPELPDATTVVPQAPAPAEGLFARLKRGLSKTSHALTEGMETLVVGKKQIDDDVLEELETRLLTADVGMEATREIMSDLTSRVKRAELADMDALMQALYNKMHRILRPAAQPLEIDGSHQPFVLLMVGINGAGKTTTIGKLAKKFQQDGKSVMLAAGDTFRAAAVEQLTIWGERNNIPVIAQGSGADSASVIFDAFQAAKARKIDVLLADTAGRLHTQTNLMDELKKVKRVIQKFDGTAPHEIMLIVDASIGQNALVQAKQFNEALGLTGITVTKLDGTAKGGILFAIAQQLNIPVRFIGVGESIDDLQEFDAYEFTSALLAGND, encoded by the coding sequence ATGTTTGGATTCGGAAAGAAAAAAAAGCCGGAATTACCTGATGCCACTACGGTAGTTCCGCAAGCCCCTGCCCCGGCGGAAGGTTTATTTGCGCGGTTAAAACGCGGTCTATCAAAAACCAGCCATGCCCTTACCGAGGGCATGGAAACGCTGGTGGTGGGCAAAAAGCAAATCGACGACGATGTGCTGGAGGAGCTGGAAACGCGCTTACTTACCGCCGACGTTGGCATGGAAGCCACCCGCGAGATCATGAGCGACCTCACCAGCCGCGTGAAACGCGCGGAACTCGCGGATATGGATGCGCTGATGCAAGCGCTTTACAATAAAATGCACCGCATTCTGCGCCCTGCCGCACAACCCTTGGAAATCGACGGCTCACACCAGCCGTTTGTGCTGCTGATGGTCGGCATCAATGGCGCGGGTAAAACCACCACGATTGGCAAACTGGCGAAAAAATTCCAGCAAGACGGCAAATCAGTAATGTTAGCAGCGGGTGACACCTTCCGCGCTGCCGCCGTCGAACAGCTCACCATTTGGGGCGAACGCAATAATATTCCGGTGATTGCGCAAGGCAGTGGCGCGGATTCCGCCTCGGTGATTTTCGATGCGTTTCAAGCCGCCAAAGCGCGTAAAATCGACGTATTGCTGGCGGATACTGCCGGACGCTTGCACACTCAAACCAATTTGATGGATGAGCTGAAAAAGGTCAAACGGGTTATTCAGAAATTCGACGGCACTGCACCGCATGAAATCATGCTGATTGTGGATGCCAGCATTGGTCAAAATGCTTTGGTACAAGCCAAACAATTCAACGAAGCATTGGGGCTGACGGGAATCACCGTCACTAAACTGGACGGAACAGCCAAAGGCGGGATTCTGTTCGCGATTGCCCAACAACTTAACATTCCGGTACGCTTTATTGGCGTGGGTGAAAGCATCGACGACTTGCAAGAATTTGATGCGTATGAATTCACCAGCGCCCTGCTCGCCGGAAACGACTGA
- a CDS encoding M16 family metallopeptidase, whose amino-acid sequence MRRILPFARQNRNIKTILAVSLIFSGFFTAPAHAIERVKVEVPVHEYKLDNGLKVLVKQDKRAPIAVVQLWYKVGSSYEHNGSTGLSHVVEHMMFKGTQKYPTGEFNRIIAENGAEDNAFTGQDYTAYYQVIAADRLEVAFELESDRVRNLTLPPAEFKKEIEVVKEERRWRTEDKPTSLTREQFEAVAFLNSPYKNPVIGWMADLDAMQVEDLRAWYERWYAPNNATLVVVGDVEPEKVLELAKKYYGPLKSTENIPPPKPQTEVEQKGVRTIKVKAPAELPYILMGYKVPGMINAKEKWEPYALEMLASILDGGNSSRLSKELIRGKEIASSASAWYSGFGRLPDLFSLSGMPTKGEKLETVKAALLEQVEKLRNEPVTADELARVKAQVIASEIYERDSQQNQANVLGSLETVGLGYKLADEYVDNILAITPEQIQTVAKKYLIEDSLTIAELDPQPIDPNKPKNTRSFVR is encoded by the coding sequence ATGCGAAGAATACTACCATTTGCCAGACAAAACCGTAATATCAAAACAATTCTAGCGGTTTCCCTCATATTTTCAGGTTTTTTTACAGCCCCTGCGCACGCTATCGAACGTGTAAAAGTCGAAGTACCCGTCCACGAATACAAGCTGGATAACGGTTTGAAGGTGCTGGTGAAACAGGATAAGCGTGCGCCGATTGCCGTAGTGCAATTGTGGTACAAAGTGGGTTCCAGCTACGAACACAACGGCTCGACCGGCTTATCGCACGTGGTCGAACACATGATGTTTAAGGGGACGCAAAAATACCCAACAGGCGAATTTAACCGCATCATTGCGGAAAATGGCGCGGAAGATAATGCGTTCACCGGGCAAGATTACACAGCTTACTACCAAGTGATTGCTGCTGATCGGCTGGAAGTCGCGTTTGAATTGGAATCGGATCGGGTGCGTAATCTCACTTTGCCGCCCGCCGAATTCAAAAAAGAAATCGAAGTGGTCAAAGAAGAGCGCCGCTGGCGTACCGAAGACAAGCCTACGTCCTTGACCCGCGAACAATTCGAGGCGGTGGCTTTTCTCAACAGCCCGTACAAAAATCCGGTCATCGGCTGGATGGCGGATTTGGATGCCATGCAAGTCGAAGACCTGCGGGCATGGTATGAACGCTGGTACGCGCCTAATAATGCCACGCTGGTCGTCGTCGGTGATGTTGAGCCAGAAAAAGTGCTGGAACTCGCGAAAAAATATTACGGCCCACTGAAATCGACTGAGAATATTCCCCCGCCCAAACCGCAAACCGAAGTTGAGCAAAAAGGCGTGCGCACGATCAAAGTCAAAGCACCCGCCGAATTGCCGTACATTCTCATGGGTTACAAAGTCCCCGGCATGATCAATGCCAAGGAAAAATGGGAGCCGTATGCGTTGGAAATGTTAGCCAGCATTTTGGATGGCGGTAACAGTTCACGCTTATCCAAAGAGCTGATTCGTGGCAAAGAAATCGCCTCCAGCGCCAGTGCTTGGTACAGCGGGTTTGGGCGTTTGCCGGATTTATTCAGCTTAAGTGGAATGCCGACCAAGGGCGAAAAACTCGAAACGGTGAAAGCCGCCTTGCTGGAGCAGGTGGAAAAACTCCGCAATGAGCCGGTGACTGCCGATGAATTGGCACGGGTCAAAGCGCAAGTGATTGCCAGCGAAATCTACGAGCGCGATTCCCAGCAAAATCAGGCGAATGTATTGGGTTCTTTGGAAACTGTGGGTTTGGGTTATAAGTTGGCGGATGAATACGTGGACAACATTCTGGCGATTACCCCAGAGCAAATTCAAACGGTGGCGAAAAAATACCTGATCGAAGATTCGCTGACGATTGCGGAACTCGATCCGCAGCCCATCGACCCGAATAAGCCGAAAAACACGCGCAGCTTTGTGAGATAA
- a CDS encoding M16 family metallopeptidase, with product MLKTIIVAPLVLLFALFTAQVSAAPKIEHWTTANGLRVYYVPAPELPMLDMRLIFAAGSARDGDKPGLAMLTNSMLDKGAAGLSEDQLAEQFEAIGAVFSSSTSNDMGWAGLRTITLEKEQQAALELWLKVVSKPDFPQKDFERVQKLMLVGLQAEKQNPASLASKAFYQALYGDHPYGQPENGTEASVQALKVEDLKAFYQQHYVAKNGLLAIVGAVDRAQAEALAEKVSGALPMGEAAAALPEVKPLTEAKTVKIPYPSAQAHILVGQVGNKRGDEDFFTLYMGNQVLGGSGFTSRLMKEIRNDRGLSYSVYSYFAPSAQLGVFQVGLQTKLEQTDEALKVVRDVLGKFQQDGPTAEELEASKKDVSGGFPLRTANNSQIVEYIGMIGFYQLPLDYLDTFTAKVNALTREQITEAFSRRVQPDKMVTVIVGGDEK from the coding sequence ATGTTAAAAACCATTATTGTAGCGCCGTTGGTGCTGTTATTTGCCCTGTTTACCGCGCAGGTATCCGCCGCCCCGAAAATTGAGCATTGGACAACCGCGAATGGCTTGCGGGTGTATTACGTCCCCGCGCCGGAATTGCCGATGTTGGACATGCGTCTGATTTTTGCCGCCGGTAGCGCCCGCGATGGCGATAAACCGGGCTTGGCAATGCTGACCAATAGCATGTTGGATAAAGGCGCGGCAGGTTTAAGTGAAGACCAACTCGCCGAGCAGTTTGAAGCCATTGGTGCGGTGTTTTCTTCCAGTACCTCCAACGACATGGGTTGGGCAGGCTTGCGCACCATTACCTTGGAAAAAGAGCAGCAAGCGGCGCTGGAGCTGTGGTTGAAAGTGGTGTCGAAACCCGATTTCCCGCAAAAGGATTTCGAGCGGGTGCAAAAGCTGATGCTGGTGGGGTTGCAAGCGGAAAAACAAAATCCTGCCAGTTTGGCAAGCAAAGCGTTTTACCAAGCCTTGTACGGCGATCACCCGTATGGACAGCCTGAAAATGGTACGGAAGCCAGCGTGCAAGCCTTGAAAGTCGAGGATTTAAAAGCGTTTTACCAACAGCATTACGTGGCGAAAAACGGTTTGCTGGCGATTGTCGGCGCGGTAGACCGTGCGCAAGCCGAAGCGTTAGCGGAAAAGGTGTCGGGGGCGTTGCCGATGGGTGAAGCCGCTGCTGCGTTGCCTGAAGTCAAACCGTTGACTGAAGCGAAAACGGTGAAGATTCCTTACCCTTCCGCACAGGCGCACATTTTGGTGGGGCAGGTGGGTAATAAGCGTGGTGATGAGGACTTTTTCACCCTGTACATGGGCAATCAGGTGTTGGGGGGCAGCGGTTTCACCTCGCGTTTGATGAAGGAAATCCGCAATGATCGGGGCTTGAGTTACAGCGTATACAGCTATTTTGCGCCTTCAGCACAGCTTGGGGTGTTCCAAGTGGGTTTGCAAACCAAGTTGGAGCAAACCGACGAGGCATTGAAAGTGGTGCGCGATGTGTTGGGTAAATTCCAGCAAGACGGCCCGACGGCTGAAGAACTGGAAGCGTCCAAAAAAGACGTGAGTGGCGGTTTCCCGTTGCGTACCGCCAATAATAGCCAGATTGTCGAATACATCGGCATGATCGGTTTTTACCAATTGCCGCTGGATTATTTGGATACGTTTACCGCTAAGGTGAATGCGTTGACGCGCGAACAAATTACCGAAGCGTTTTCACGCCGTGTCCAGCCCGATAAAATGGTGACGGTGATTGTGGGCGGTGATGAAAAATAA
- the rsmD gene encoding 16S rRNA (guanine(966)-N(2))-methyltransferase RsmD produces MKNNLLRIIGGEWRSRQLRFADVPGLRPTPDRVRETLFNWLQLQIPGARCLDLFAGSGALGLEALSRGASEVVMVEKHPAAAKALRDNIALLGAQHAQLVHDDALRFLQRETEGYEVIFLDPPFRKNLLEPVLDTLLAKSLLKPGGMIYLEHESDARIDFSRFNLNIHRETQAGQVKSFLLI; encoded by the coding sequence ATGAAAAATAATCTGTTGCGCATTATTGGGGGCGAATGGCGCAGCCGCCAGTTGCGCTTTGCTGATGTTCCCGGTTTACGCCCAACCCCGGATCGGGTGCGCGAAACCTTGTTCAATTGGCTGCAACTGCAAATACCGGGGGCGCGTTGCCTCGACTTGTTTGCAGGCAGTGGTGCCTTGGGTTTGGAGGCTTTGTCACGCGGGGCGAGTGAGGTGGTGATGGTGGAAAAACACCCCGCTGCTGCCAAAGCCTTGCGTGACAATATTGCGTTGTTGGGGGCGCAACACGCGCAGTTGGTGCACGATGATGCCTTGCGGTTTCTGCAACGGGAAACGGAAGGGTATGAGGTGATTTTCCTTGACCCGCCGTTTCGCAAAAATTTGTTGGAACCCGTGCTGGATACCTTGTTGGCGAAATCCCTGTTGAAACCGGGGGGCATGATCTATCTGGAACACGAGTCTGATGCCAGGATTGACTTCAGCCGTTTCAACTTAAACATCCATCGCGAAACCCAAGCGGGGCAGGTAAAAAGTTTCTTGCTAATTTGA
- a CDS encoding C40 family peptidase codes for MQGFAILLVCASVGCSAVSESSQAESTKAVSVAQIPVVQQQPAVSLLDKVVWNAQKQQGKMYRWGGTSPVTGFDCSGLTQYAFKNGARVAIPRTAAQQYAAAVKVSQAQSQKGDLVFFSTSGKHVSHVGIYLGNDKFVHAPRKGRAIATDELKGYWSQRLIGFGRIPGACKPSYS; via the coding sequence ATGCAAGGATTTGCAATTCTGTTGGTGTGTGCTTCGGTTGGTTGTAGTGCGGTGTCTGAATCTTCTCAAGCCGAATCGACGAAAGCGGTCAGTGTGGCGCAAATTCCGGTGGTACAGCAGCAGCCAGCGGTGAGTTTGCTGGATAAAGTCGTGTGGAATGCGCAAAAGCAGCAAGGCAAAATGTACCGCTGGGGTGGCACTAGCCCGGTGACGGGTTTTGATTGCAGCGGCTTGACGCAATACGCTTTCAAAAACGGTGCTCGCGTGGCTATTCCGCGTACTGCTGCTCAGCAATATGCTGCCGCTGTCAAAGTATCCCAAGCGCAAAGTCAGAAAGGCGACTTGGTATTCTTTAGTACCAGTGGCAAGCACGTGAGCCACGTGGGGATTTATTTGGGCAATGATAAATTTGTCCACGCGCCACGGAAAGGCAGGGCGATTGCTACCGATGAACTCAAAGGTTATTGGTCGCAGCGTTTGATTGGGTTTGGGCGCATTCCCGGCGCATGTAAACCCAGTTATTCCTAA
- a CDS encoding mobilization protein — MGRVHFIGGEKGGVGKSLTARLLAQYFIDNATPFTGFDSDQSHGTFSRFYKDFSSPLRVDDYESLDNIITIAETLPEHDLIIDLAAQTSARLGQWMAESDVLGIFTEMGHKVFIWHVMDDGADAMSLLDKTLDSYPQQDVQFIVVQNMGRGENFEAFERSPIFQKAQQRNAYCMTLGKLHAKLVQKVDFNDLSFWAAANNRDLMNTPERQRLRVWLDNAYTQFDHFLKHDD; from the coding sequence ATGGGTAGGGTACATTTCATTGGCGGCGAAAAAGGCGGCGTTGGCAAATCGTTGACCGCACGTCTGTTGGCACAATATTTCATCGACAACGCCACGCCGTTTACAGGTTTCGATTCGGATCAATCACACGGCACATTTTCTCGCTTTTACAAGGACTTCTCTTCACCGCTGCGGGTGGATGATTACGAAAGTCTGGATAATATTATCACCATCGCCGAAACCTTGCCGGAACATGACCTCATTATCGACCTTGCGGCGCAAACCTCGGCACGCTTGGGGCAGTGGATGGCGGAAAGTGACGTACTCGGCATTTTCACCGAAATGGGGCATAAGGTATTTATCTGGCATGTGATGGATGATGGCGCAGATGCCATGAGCTTGCTGGACAAAACGTTGGATAGCTACCCACAGCAAGACGTTCAGTTCATTGTGGTGCAAAACATGGGGCGTGGTGAAAACTTCGAGGCATTCGAGCGCTCGCCAATTTTCCAGAAAGCGCAACAACGCAATGCGTATTGCATGACACTGGGCAAATTGCACGCCAAATTGGTGCAGAAAGTGGATTTCAACGACCTCAGTTTTTGGGCAGCAGCGAATAACCGTGACCTAATGAACACGCCGGAACGCCAGCGGCTGCGGGTATGGTTAGACAATGCCTACACGCAATTCGACCACTTCCTCAAACACGACGATTAA